In the genome of Meles meles chromosome 2, mMelMel3.1 paternal haplotype, whole genome shotgun sequence, one region contains:
- the STOX2 gene encoding storkhead-box protein 2 isoform X5 — protein MEPVQKGSGDVSPISMSPISQSQFIPLGEILCLAISAMNSARKPVTQEALMEHLTTCFPGVPTPSQEILRHTLNTLVRERKIYPTPDGYFIVTPQTYFITPSLIRTNSKWYHLDERIPDRSQCTSPQPGTITPSASGCVRERTLPRNHCDSCHCCREDMHSMLASTLQRKPAKDCKDPYCPPSLCQVPPTEKSKSTVNFSYKTETLSKPKDGEKQSKKFGLKLFRLSFKKDKTKQLANFSAQFPPEEWPLRDEDTPTTIPREVEMEIIRRINPDLTVENVMRHTALMKKLEEEKAHRSKAGSSAHHSGRSKKSRTHRKSHGKSRSHSKTRVSKGDPSDGSHLDLPGDREYDFCDPLTRAPREGCFIIEHKGDNFIMHSNTNAIESHFPMTPEWDVSGELAKRRTEMPFPEPSRGSSHSKVHRSHSHTQDRRSRSERSSKAKERSRSMDNSKGPLGASSLGTPEDLAEGCSQDDQTPSQSYIDDSTLRPAQTIGHQRSHVSSTSYKEVCIPEIVGGSKEPSSACSLLEPGKPPESLPFCPTKTATDDYFQCNTSSETVLTAPSPLGKNKEDHDTLTLAEGVKKLPLPDRQAPHSSRETVGHKEESPKGPGGGPAASGTGAEGMANGRLVQHHSAEASSLDKRKEIFSKDTLFKPLHSTLSVNSYHKSSLSLLKSLPKTPADTLPGRCEKLEPSLGTSVAPAMPSAQRQQEPGGNQEASFDYYNVSDDDDSEEGANKNTEEEKNRDDVGTMQWLLEREKERDLQRKFEKNLTLLAPKETDSSSNQRATHSARLDSMDSSSITVDSGFNSPRTRESLASNTSSIVESNRRQNATLSPVHGGAGPAFNFRASTDPATNEAEKLQKPSNCLQASVTSV, from the exons GTGATGTGTCACCAATCAGCATGTCTCCCATCAGTCAATCTCAGTTTATCCCCCTCGGGGAGATCCTTTGCTTGGCCATCTCGGCAATGAACTCCGCCAGGAAACCTGTCACCCAAGAGGCGCTGATGGAGCACCTGACCACGTGTTTCCCAG GTGTTCCCACCCCAAGTCAAGAAATTCTACGGCACACGTTGAACACGCTGGTGCGGGAGCGGAAGATCTACCCAACTCCAGATGGCTATTTCATCGTGACCCCACAGACTTATTTCATTACTCCCTCTCTCATAAGAACTAACAGTAAATGGTACCATTTGGACGAGAGGATACCTGACAGGTCTCAGTGTACCTCTCCGCAACCGGGAACCATAACGCCCTCTGCCTCAGGCTGCGTCAGGGAAAGAACGTTACCAAGAAACCACTGCGACTCTTGCCACTGCTGCAGAGAAGACATGCACAGCATGCTTGCTTCCACTCTGCAGAGGAAACCCGCCAAGGACTGCAAAGACCCCTATTGCCCTCCCTCACTATGCCAGGTGCCACCCACTGAAAAGAGCAAAAGTACTGTAAACTTTTCTTATAAGACAGAAACTCTCTCAAAACCTAAAGACGGTGAAAAGCAGTCCAAAAAATTCGGGCTCAAGTTATTCCggctaagttttaaaaaagataagaccAAACAGCTAGCCAATTTCTCGGCCCAGTTTCCTCCTGAGGAGTGGCCCCTGCGAGACGAAGACACACCAACTACTATCCCCAGGGAAGTGGAAATGGAAATCATTAGGCGCATTAACCCGGACTTGACCGTGGAAAATGTCATGCGGCACACTGCACTAATGAAGaaactagaagaagaaaaagcgCATAGGAGTAAAGCCGGGTCCTCTGCCCATCACAGTGGAAGAAGCAAAAAGAGTAGGACTCATCGAAAGTCCCATGGAAAATCTCGGTCACACAGCAAGACACGAGTGTCTAAAGGAGACCCTTCGGATGGTTCTCATCTGGATCTCCCAGGTGACAGAGAGTATGACTTTTGTGATCCTCTTACCAGGGCACCCAGGGAGGGCTGCTTCATCATCGAACACAAAGGCGATAACTTCATCATGCATAGCAACACAAACGCGATCGAGTCTCACTTCCCCATGACCCCAGAATGGGATGTGTCTGGGGAATTGGCCAAAAGGAGAACTGAGATGCCTTTTCCTGAACCTTCCAGGGGAAGCTCCCACTCAAAAGTGCACCGAAGCCACAGCCATACCCAGGACCGAAGGTCCAGGAGTGAGAGATCCAGCAAAGCCAAGGAGAGATCCAGATCGATGGATAACTCAAAGGGCCCTCTGGGTGCTTCCTCTCTAGGGACACCCGAAGACCTGGCTGAAGGCTGTAGCCAAGATGACCAAACCCCCAGCCAGTCCTACATCGATGACAGTACTTTAAGGCCTGCACAAACAATTGGTCATCAGAGGTCTCATGTTTCATCCACGAGCTATAAAGAGGTGTGTATCCCAGAAATAGTCGGTGGCAGCAAGGAGCCTTCCAGTGCTTGCAGCCTTTTGGAGCCGGGCAAACCCCCTGAGAGTTTGCCATTCTGTCCAACAAAAACAGCTACAGATGACTATTTCCAGTGCAACACCTCCAGTGAGACGGTCCTCACGGCGCCGTCACCTCTGGGAAAGAACAAAGAGGATCATGACACTCTGACTCTGGCGGAAGGGGTGAAAAAACTGCCTCTGCCCGACAGGCAGGCCCCACATTCTTCCAGAGAGACCGTAGGGCACAAGGAGGAGTCACCAAAAGGGCCAGGTGGGGGCCCAGCTGCTTCGGGCACGGGGGCAGAAGGGATGGCCAATGGACGCCTCGTCCAGCACCACAGCGCTGAGGCCAGCAGCCTGGACAAGAGGAAAGAGATATTCAGCAAAGACACACTGTTCAAACCTCTTCACAGCACCTTGTCTGTCAATAGCTATCACAAATCGAGCCTGTCCCTCCTCAAATCTCTCCCGAAGACCCCTGCCGACACACTGCCAGGCCGATGCGAGAAACTGGAGCCGTCCCTGGGGACCTCGGTGGCACCAGCGATGCCTAGTGCCCAGCGTCAGCAGGAGCCGGGGGGGAACCAGGAAGCCTCTTTCGACTATTACAACGTCTCCGATGACGATGACTCTGAGGAAGGGGCCAACAAaaacacagaggaggaaaaaaacagagatgATGTAGGCACCATGCAGTGGCTCcttgagagggagaaggaaagagacttGCAGAGGAAGTTTGAGAAGaacctcaccctcctggccccaaAAGAAACCGACAGCAGCAGCAACCAGAGAGCCACCCATTCGGCACGCCTCGACAGCATGGACAGCAGCAGCATCACTGTGGACAGTGGATTCAACTCCCCACG